The Anaerohalosphaeraceae bacterium genome contains the following window.
CTTTTGGCGAGGTCATTCGCATAGGCCGGCAGACGAACCGGCTCGACAATCTCCTCAAAACCCTGCATCGCCGAAAAGACAAAGTTTGTCCCGCCCGCATCGAGCGTCAAAACCGTCCTCGGGTCCTTCTTCCAATTCTCCATTTCCCTTTCTCCTAAACGCAAGGATTAAGCACAAACCGCCTCTTTTTTGGCTTCTTTCCACAGCGACAGGACCAGCAAATACACAAAACAGACCGCGGGAACCAAAAAGGCGTTCTGTCCCCAGCCGCTGTCCACAAACTTGCCCATCAAGAGCGGCACGACCGCCCCGCCTGCAATCGCCATACACATCAGACCGCTCAATTCACTGCTGTGTTTAGGGTCTTTTTCGACCGTAATCGAAAACAGCATCGGCCAGATATTCGCATAGCCCAAACCAGCCGACAGAACACCGAGCGGCGCCAGCATGGCATTGCCGAACATCAAAATCGCCGCTCCGGCAAGCCCCAGGACCGCTGAAATTACGAAAAACATCCGCGGCGTAATCCAATGGAGCACCACCGGTCCCAAAAGCCGCCCGGCTGTGAGCATCAGGAAGAAAAACGCCGGCCCGAACTTCGAGGCCGTACTCTCCGCCACACCCATCCCTTTCATCAGAGGCATTAAAAACCGCCCCATACACACCTCCGCCCCCACATACAGGAAAATCCCAAATACGGCAAAGGCAACGAACGGTTTGCCCAGCAGGGCCAAACTGGAACCGATGCTCGGCGGCACATCCGCCTTGCTTTCCTCAACCTTCAGCATCGCCGCCCAAATGAAGGTAATCAGCATCAGGATAAAGAATATCGGGAAGACCGCCCGCCAGCCCAGACGCTCCAGCAGAAAGAATCCGGCCGCCGCCGTCACCAGATAGGATGAGATGGTACTGCCGACCCCCTTGAATCCCTGCGCCAGACTCAGATTCCGGCTGTACTTGCCCTCGGCACCGACATCCCGCAGAATGGGATTGCCCGCCACCTGCAGCAGGGTTGTGCCGATGCCCAGCACAAAAATACACCCCAGCAGAAACGCAAACCCCGGCTCAAACAGACAGGGGATCAGCATCGCCGCCGCATTCAGCCCAAGCCCCAGCAGCAGCAGATTCTTCTTGCCGATTTTGGCCGCCAGAACCCCGCCCGGCACGCTGAACACCGCAAAAGCGATAAACACAAAAAACGACAGCAGCGTTGCCATCACATTGCTCAGCTGATAATTCTGACGCACGGCCTCCGAGAACGGCCCCATTGCATCGGCGACCCCCATCACAAAAAACGCCAGCAAAATCGCTCCGGTTTTGTTCTTCATATACTCCTCTTTTTCCGTTCCAATATTGATGAT
Protein-coding sequences here:
- a CDS encoding MFS transporter, translating into MKNKTGAILLAFFVMGVADAMGPFSEAVRQNYQLSNVMATLLSFFVFIAFAVFSVPGGVLAAKIGKKNLLLLGLGLNAAAMLIPCLFEPGFAFLLGCIFVLGIGTTLLQVAGNPILRDVGAEGKYSRNLSLAQGFKGVGSTISSYLVTAAAGFFLLERLGWRAVFPIFFILMLITFIWAAMLKVEESKADVPPSIGSSLALLGKPFVAFAVFGIFLYVGAEVCMGRFLMPLMKGMGVAESTASKFGPAFFFLMLTAGRLLGPVVLHWITPRMFFVISAVLGLAGAAILMFGNAMLAPLGVLSAGLGYANIWPMLFSITVEKDPKHSSELSGLMCMAIAGGAVVPLLMGKFVDSGWGQNAFLVPAVCFVYLLVLSLWKEAKKEAVCA